Proteins encoded by one window of Rutidosis leptorrhynchoides isolate AG116_Rl617_1_P2 chromosome 7, CSIRO_AGI_Rlap_v1, whole genome shotgun sequence:
- the LOC139857323 gene encoding serpin-ZX-like codes for MDIQESITNQTHVSITLANHLLTKISHNSNIVFSPLSLHVVLGLIAAGSKNKTLDQMLSFLKTKTIDDLNKLSSQLVSLIFADGTPSGGPRLSFVNGVWVEQTLPLKPSFKQVVDTVYNAVSNQVDFQSKAVEVANEVNIWADKHTNGLIKDILPAGAVTSSTRLIFANAVYFKGAWSEKFDQSKTKDTDFHLLDGSKVQLPFMTSKKKQFVREYDGFKVLGLPYLKGEDKRQFTMYFYLPDAKDGLSSLVEKLSSGSEFLNRNIPRQKVEVGQFLIPKFKISFGFEASDMLKELGLVLPFGGEEGLTEMVDSPVGQSLFVSSIHHKAFVEVNEEGTEAAAASAGVVMLRALMTNDKVDFVADHPFLFVIREDLTGVVLFMGQVIDPRVG; via the exons ATGGACATCCAAGAATCAATTACCAATCAAACCCATGTTTCAATCACACTCGCAAACCATCTGCTGACCAAGATCTCACACAACTCCAACATCGTTTTCTCACCTCTTTCGCTCCACGTAGTTCTAGGCTTAATCGCCGCCGGTTCCAAAAACAAAACACTCGACCAGATGCTATCTTTTCTCAAAACAAAAACCATCGATGATCTCAATAAGCTGTCGTCTCAGCTTGTGTCTTTAATCTTTGCTGACGGTACCCCAAGCGGTGGCCCACGTTTGTCGTTTGTTAACGGCGTTTGGGTTGAACAAACACTTCCTCTTAAACCGTCTTTTAAACAGGTTGTTGATACTGTTTATAACGCCGTTTCTAATCAAGTCGATTTTCAATCCAAG GCCGTTGAGGTAGCCAATGAAGTGAATATCTGGGCTGATAAGCATACGAATGGCCTTATTAAAGATATCCTTCCTGCTGGTGCGGTTACGAGTTCCACCAGGCTCATTTTTGCAAATGCAGTCTATTTCAAAGGAGCCTGGAGTGAGAAGTTTGACCAGTCAAAGACTAAAGACACTGACTTTCACCTTCTTGATGGTAGCAAAGTTCAATTACCATTCATGACGAGCAAGAAAAAGCAATTCGTGCGTGAATATGACGGTTTCAAAGTCTTGGGTCTTCCCTATTTAAAAGGCGAAGATAAACGCCAATTCACAATGTACTTTTATCTCCCAGATGCAAAAGACGGTTTATCATCTTTAGTCGAGAAATTAAGTTCAGGATCTGAGTTTTTGAACAGAAACATTCCACGTCAAAAAGTGGAAGTCGGGCAGTTTTTGATCCCAAAGTTCAAGATCTCGTTCGGGTTTGAAGCTTCGGATATGTTGAAGGAGTTAGGGCTTGTATTGCCTTTCGGTGGTGAAGAAGGTTTGACTGAAATGGTGGATTCACCTGTTGGTCAAAGCTTGTTTGTTTCGAGCATTCATCATAAGGCTTTTGTGGAGGTGAATGAAGAAGGTACAGAGGCTGCAGCAGCTTCTGCAGGTGTTGTAATGTTGAGAGCTTTGATGACTAATGATAAGGTTGACTTTGTAGCGGATCATCCGTTTTTGTTTGTGATTAGAGAAGATTTGACTGGGGTCGTGTTGTTTATGGGGCAGGTAATTGACCCTCGTGTTGGTTGA